One Desulfobulbus propionicus DSM 2032 DNA segment encodes these proteins:
- the murC gene encoding UDP-N-acetylmuramate--L-alanine ligase, whose amino-acid sequence MYRKTKHIHFVGIGGIGMSGIAELLLSLGYRVSGSDLRVTDITRRLEHLGGVIHQGHDAAWVAGADVVVTSTAIAADNPEVVAAKEAHVPVVQRAEMLAELMRLKKYGIAVAGSHGKTSTTSMVAAILAEAGLDPTVVVGGKVHGLGSNARLGEGEFLVAEADESDGSFLKLSPVIEVVTNIDLEHLDYYRDIDHIKDMFLEFINRLPFYGVAVVCIDNDHIAQLLPRIQKRIATYGLTEQADLQAVKIISGNGTSQYTVRSRKEELGVIRLNRPGKHLIYNSLAAVSVGLELEIDFSVIARALENFQGVQRRLQIKGEAAGVLVVDDYGHHPTEIRATLDAVREGWPDRRVVVAFQPHRYSRTKGLFAEFTTAFRRADVLVLTDIYAAGESPIEGVTSERLQEAIKQRGQRQAHFIPQLVEQPQVLMPLLQPGDLLLTLGAGNIVRAGEQVLDLLKEHSG is encoded by the coding sequence ATGTATAGAAAAACCAAGCATATCCACTTCGTCGGCATCGGCGGCATCGGCATGTCGGGCATTGCCGAGTTGTTGTTGAGCCTTGGCTATCGGGTAAGCGGCTCCGATCTGCGGGTCACTGACATCACCCGGCGGCTGGAACACCTGGGGGGCGTGATCCACCAGGGGCACGATGCGGCCTGGGTGGCCGGCGCGGACGTGGTGGTGACCTCCACAGCCATTGCCGCCGACAATCCCGAGGTCGTTGCCGCCAAGGAAGCGCATGTGCCGGTGGTGCAGCGGGCAGAAATGCTGGCGGAGCTCATGCGGCTGAAAAAATACGGCATCGCCGTTGCTGGCAGTCATGGCAAAACTTCCACCACCTCGATGGTGGCGGCCATTTTGGCCGAAGCCGGATTGGATCCGACGGTGGTGGTCGGCGGCAAGGTGCATGGGTTGGGCAGCAACGCCAGATTGGGCGAGGGCGAGTTTCTGGTGGCCGAGGCGGACGAGAGCGACGGATCGTTTCTCAAGTTGTCACCGGTGATCGAAGTGGTGACCAACATCGATCTGGAACACCTTGATTATTATCGTGATATTGATCATATCAAGGACATGTTCCTTGAATTCATCAACCGTCTCCCCTTCTATGGGGTGGCCGTGGTCTGCATCGACAACGATCACATCGCCCAACTGCTGCCGCGGATTCAGAAGCGGATCGCCACCTACGGACTAACGGAACAGGCCGATCTGCAGGCTGTCAAGATCATCTCCGGCAACGGTACCTCCCAATACACGGTACGCAGCCGCAAGGAAGAACTGGGCGTCATACGCCTCAACCGTCCGGGAAAACATCTGATTTACAACAGTTTGGCTGCGGTCAGCGTGGGTCTGGAGCTGGAAATCGATTTTTCGGTGATCGCCAGGGCGCTGGAGAATTTTCAGGGCGTGCAACGCCGCCTCCAAATCAAGGGTGAGGCCGCCGGCGTACTGGTGGTTGACGACTACGGCCATCATCCCACTGAAATCAGGGCAACCCTGGATGCGGTGCGTGAAGGCTGGCCGGATCGCCGGGTGGTGGTGGCCTTTCAGCCGCATCGGTACAGCCGTACCAAGGGATTGTTCGCCGAGTTTACCACCGCCTTCCGCCGGGCTGATGTCCTGGTGCTGACCGACATCTACGCAGCCGGCGAATCGCCAATCGAGGGCGTCACCTCCGAGCGGCTCCAGGAAGCGATCAAGCAGCGCGGCCAGCGCCAGGCCCATTTCATCCCCCAATTGGTTGAACAGCCCCAGGTCCTGATGCCGTTACTCCAACCCGGCGATCTTCTGCTTACCCTAGGGGCGGGCAACATTGTGCGTGCCGGTGAGCAGGTGCTGGACCTGCTCAAGGAGCACTCGGGATGA
- the murB gene encoding UDP-N-acetylmuramate dehydrogenase, giving the protein MNSQQRDELAALCPLIHWDADMAAYSTFRAGGTVEALVELSDADHLAAVLQWLHARRIPWQVIGGGSNVLFTSRRHEGVYIRLHGSVRDIDCDRENNGECRVRVHAGCSLGALVGWCMKNSLRGLEFMAGIPGSVGGAIRMNAGAFGHAIGEVVDTVRYATEWGEMVEARREEVQFAYRSTCLPGEPQAKMLITGGVFRLQTGDGAQIARQCREIIAQRKQKQPAGIGSAGSFFKNPTGDFAGRLIEVAGLKGLAVGKAMVSPKHANFIVNTGGAVPEDIVGLMEKVRQEVLRQSGVLLEPEVHIF; this is encoded by the coding sequence ATGAACAGTCAACAGCGTGACGAACTGGCGGCGTTGTGCCCATTGATCCACTGGGATGCCGATATGGCCGCCTACTCGACTTTCCGGGCCGGTGGAACCGTGGAAGCGCTGGTGGAACTCAGCGACGCCGATCATCTGGCCGCGGTGTTGCAATGGTTGCATGCGCGGCGAATTCCCTGGCAGGTCATTGGCGGTGGTTCGAACGTCCTGTTTACCAGCCGACGCCATGAAGGCGTGTATATTCGGCTGCATGGTTCGGTTCGGGACATCGACTGCGACCGGGAGAACAACGGTGAATGCAGGGTGCGGGTACACGCCGGTTGCAGCCTTGGCGCCCTGGTGGGCTGGTGCATGAAGAACAGCTTGCGCGGTCTGGAATTCATGGCCGGCATTCCTGGATCGGTCGGCGGAGCCATTCGTATGAACGCCGGCGCCTTTGGCCATGCAATAGGAGAGGTTGTTGACACGGTGCGCTACGCCACCGAATGGGGTGAAATGGTTGAGGCGCGCCGGGAGGAGGTGCAATTCGCCTACCGAAGTACGTGTCTGCCGGGAGAACCCCAGGCCAAGATGTTGATCACCGGAGGCGTGTTCCGGCTCCAGACGGGCGATGGTGCGCAGATCGCCCGACAATGCCGGGAAATCATCGCTCAACGCAAACAGAAACAGCCTGCGGGGATCGGTTCGGCCGGTTCCTTTTTTAAAAATCCGACGGGAGACTTTGCCGGCCGGCTGATCGAGGTGGCAGGCTTGAAGGGCTTGGCGGTGGGCAAGGCCATGGTTTCGCCCAAGCATGCCAATTTTATCGTCAATACGGGCGGAGCGGTGCCCGAGGATATCGTGGGCTTGATGGAAAAGGTCCGGCAAGAGGTCCTGCGGCAATCAGGCGTATTATTGGAGCCTGAAGTCCATATCTTTTAG
- a CDS encoding UDP-N-acetylmuramoyl-L-alanyl-D-glutamate--2,6-diaminopimelate ligase — protein MITLAKLVQAIAPGANRRLSGTVLAQPVTAITSDSRQVVPGSLFVAVRGVKTDGRRYIPEAIGKGCLAVVVDVDEGVDEWNVPVLLVDDCPAALGELAAAWNGYPASQMQLVAITGTNGKTTCSWLIEEMLVASGFRPGVIGTVNYRYHGADGLHIIQDAPLTTPDPVTLQGLLRTMADNGVTHVIMEVSSHALQQQRLGSTRFDVALFTNLSRDHLDYHQSMEVYFEAKKQLFHKHLKEQGVAVVVLGPQAEGCDWGGLLTASLPAEQVIRCGLHGSCEVSAHQLTQTMEGFRCCLHLRGAEVNFASPLTGEYNVLNVLAAAGVGLGLGLVPDRFLEGLARVGRVPGRLERVRLPGEQIGSGPAVFVDYAHTPDALDNVLRNLKKLTTGRLLCVFGCGGDRDRGKRPLMGRVAAQLADAVVVTSDNPRTEAPEAIIDEIVAGVEAGGKSRTDAWALLNAAQPVDGYTVIADRRCAITAACSLAAPGDSVLLAGKGHETYQIIGTEKHFFDDRQEATNGLLHWNERHLLAATSGKVAGGTLCRVLASVCTDSRQLRPGDIFVALKGEAFDGHQYIEAAAEQRAGAIVAEWMPPRMRPEVLYIEVKDSLRALGDLAAYRRRLLNGTIKVAAITGSSGKTTVKEMVASIFAEALQGSRTGMDAVLKTRGNFNNLVGLPLSLLPLEAGHRLAVVEMGMNVPGEIARLVAIADPDIGCINNVHPAHLQGLGSLAGVAAAKGELFAGMRPEAVRVVNLDDPHVRAQAKKFAGEQIGFAVTPSGRKFGPQVRATRPDNLGEQGMRFTLHIEGWRARVTVPVFGAHNVSNCVAAAAIAHAAGIGPEVIAQGLQRYAPSVDKRLAVTELPGGLKVVNDAYNANPASMAAGLRTVAAFGHRGCRHLAALGDMLELGAASEDLHAGIGALVASLGYDFLALTGMQATVMARAASAAGMKEENIRVFANPRAMADWIYPMLARGDLAAGDWLLIKGSRGMRMEQLLDELEQRLNNSKKNVTE, from the coding sequence ATGATCACCTTGGCAAAACTTGTGCAGGCCATCGCCCCTGGGGCGAACCGGCGGCTTTCGGGAACCGTGCTCGCACAGCCTGTGACGGCGATCACCTCGGATTCACGGCAGGTCGTTCCGGGAAGCCTCTTTGTCGCCGTTCGTGGAGTAAAGACGGATGGCCGCCGCTATATTCCGGAGGCGATCGGCAAAGGGTGTCTGGCTGTGGTGGTCGATGTCGATGAGGGGGTTGATGAGTGGAATGTTCCGGTGCTCCTGGTCGACGATTGTCCAGCCGCGCTTGGTGAACTGGCCGCTGCGTGGAACGGTTATCCGGCCAGCCAGATGCAATTGGTGGCCATCACCGGCACCAATGGCAAGACCACCTGTTCGTGGCTGATCGAGGAGATGCTGGTCGCCTCCGGCTTCCGCCCCGGAGTGATTGGAACGGTCAACTACCGCTATCACGGTGCCGACGGCCTCCATATCATCCAGGACGCCCCCCTGACCACCCCCGATCCGGTGACCTTGCAGGGATTGCTTCGCACCATGGCCGACAACGGTGTGACGCATGTGATCATGGAGGTTTCCTCACACGCCCTGCAACAGCAGCGTCTGGGCTCGACCCGCTTCGATGTGGCCTTGTTCACCAACCTTAGCCGTGACCATCTCGATTATCACCAGTCGATGGAGGTCTATTTCGAGGCAAAGAAACAGCTCTTTCATAAGCATCTCAAGGAGCAAGGCGTAGCGGTGGTGGTGCTGGGGCCACAGGCGGAGGGGTGCGACTGGGGCGGCCTGCTGACGGCGTCACTGCCGGCGGAGCAGGTCATTCGCTGCGGTTTGCATGGTTCGTGCGAAGTGAGCGCGCATCAATTGACCCAGACCATGGAGGGGTTTCGGTGCTGCTTGCATCTGCGGGGCGCGGAGGTGAACTTTGCTTCGCCGTTGACCGGGGAATACAATGTGCTCAATGTGCTGGCTGCGGCGGGCGTTGGACTGGGGTTGGGCCTGGTGCCGGATCGGTTTCTTGAGGGATTGGCCAGGGTGGGGCGGGTACCCGGCCGCCTGGAACGGGTTCGATTACCTGGTGAGCAGATAGGATCGGGGCCCGCTGTGTTTGTCGATTATGCCCATACTCCGGATGCCTTGGACAATGTGTTGCGCAATCTGAAAAAACTGACCACCGGACGTTTGCTTTGCGTTTTCGGTTGCGGCGGCGACCGTGATCGCGGCAAGCGGCCATTGATGGGCAGGGTTGCGGCCCAGTTGGCCGACGCGGTTGTCGTGACCTCCGACAATCCACGCACCGAGGCGCCGGAGGCCATCATCGACGAGATCGTTGCCGGTGTGGAGGCCGGCGGCAAGTCTAGGACCGACGCTTGGGCGTTGCTGAACGCTGCACAGCCGGTTGATGGTTACACCGTGATTGCCGATCGCAGGTGTGCCATAACAGCGGCGTGCAGCCTTGCCGCTCCCGGTGACAGCGTCCTGCTCGCCGGCAAGGGGCATGAAACCTACCAGATCATCGGCACGGAAAAGCATTTTTTTGATGATCGCCAGGAAGCGACCAACGGCCTGCTGCACTGGAACGAGCGCCATCTGCTTGCCGCCACGAGCGGCAAGGTTGCCGGCGGCACGCTCTGTCGTGTATTGGCCTCGGTGTGCACCGATTCCCGCCAGCTGCGACCAGGAGATATTTTCGTGGCGCTCAAGGGAGAGGCCTTTGACGGGCACCAGTATATCGAAGCCGCTGCCGAACAGAGGGCCGGCGCCATTGTCGCCGAGTGGATGCCGCCACGCATGCGTCCGGAGGTTCTGTATATCGAGGTCAAAGACAGTCTGCGCGCCTTGGGCGATCTGGCAGCCTACCGACGTCGATTGCTGAACGGCACGATCAAGGTGGCGGCCATCACCGGCAGTTCGGGGAAAACCACGGTCAAGGAAATGGTGGCCAGCATCTTTGCCGAGGCGTTGCAGGGCAGCCGCACCGGAATGGACGCCGTTCTTAAAACCAGAGGCAACTTCAACAATCTGGTCGGACTGCCTCTGTCGCTGCTGCCGCTGGAGGCCGGTCACCGGCTCGCGGTGGTGGAGATGGGGATGAATGTTCCCGGCGAGATTGCCCGGCTGGTGGCCATCGCTGATCCGGATATCGGCTGCATCAACAACGTTCACCCAGCCCATCTCCAGGGACTGGGCAGTCTTGCCGGAGTGGCTGCGGCCAAGGGAGAGCTCTTCGCCGGCATGCGGCCCGAAGCGGTGCGGGTAGTCAACCTCGATGATCCCCATGTCCGGGCGCAGGCCAAAAAATTTGCTGGCGAACAGATTGGTTTTGCGGTAACTCCTTCCGGCCGCAAATTTGGACCACAGGTCCGGGCCACCCGCCCGGACAATCTGGGTGAACAGGGCATGCGCTTTACCCTGCACATCGAAGGGTGGCGGGCGCGCGTGACCGTGCCGGTCTTTGGCGCCCACAATGTCAGCAACTGCGTCGCCGCCGCGGCCATCGCCCATGCCGCAGGTATCGGACCCGAGGTCATTGCCCAGGGCCTCCAGCGGTATGCTCCGTCGGTGGACAAGCGATTGGCGGTCACCGAACTGCCGGGAGGGCTGAAGGTCGTCAACGACGCCTACAATGCCAATCCCGCCTCGATGGCTGCGGGGTTGCGCACCGTGGCCGCCTTCGGCCACAGGGGATGCCGGCATCTGGCCGCTCTGGGCGACATGCTCGAGCTGGGTGCCGCTTCCGAAGATCTGCACGCCGGGATAGGCGCCCTGGTGGCGAGCTTGGGGTATGATTTTCTGGCCTTGACCGGGATGCAGGCGACCGTGATGGCGCGAGCCGCGAGCGCCGCGGGTATGAAGGAGGAAAACATCCGGGTGTTTGCCAATCCCCGCGCCATGGCCGACTGGATCTATCCGATGCTGGCCCGAGGGGACCTGGCCGCCGGCGACTGGCTGTTGATCAAGGGGTCGCGCGGCATGCGCATGGAGCAGCTCCTCGATGAACTGGAGCAACGCTTGAATAATTCAAAGAAAAACGTAACGGAATAA
- the murD gene encoding UDP-N-acetylmuramoyl-L-alanine--D-glutamate ligase: MQISRGTQAVVIGLGAAGLSTVRYLVNRGVRVRVSDRRAVEQIPPDTLAFLKQAEVALETGGHTAAFLAGADMVIPGPGVPLDLPVLQAARKQGLPVLGELALAAGQYAVPVIAVTGSNGKTTVTSLIGELLRASGKNPFVGGNIGTPLLDYFADPQGYDAVVLELSSFQLDLAGAFRPDIGLLLNISPDHLDRHGSLEAYTLAKQNLFRHQQLGDRAILGADDPVAAATPLNPEVGRFTFGRAEGCTARIADGRILLTLMAGALSGKTEYVLSGTTLHSSVNQLNAAAAILAVTLAGCEQAGIAEGLRRFVPPPHRMAEVATIDGVRFINDSKATNIGALEAALAGCESPVVLIAGGRDKGSDYSLLREVVGRKVKHLVLVGEAAGLMRAALGSLVPTEAATTMEDAVRRAMTAAASGDLVLLAPGCASFDMFSGYDERGRVFAECVHQIGQERLEA; this comes from the coding sequence GTGCAGATATCAAGAGGGACACAGGCAGTGGTGATCGGATTGGGGGCAGCCGGGCTGTCCACGGTCCGTTATCTGGTGAATCGGGGGGTGCGGGTACGGGTTTCCGATCGCCGCGCCGTGGAACAGATCCCCCCAGATACCTTGGCATTCCTCAAGCAGGCGGAGGTGGCGCTGGAAACTGGGGGACATACCGCCGCTTTTCTTGCCGGTGCGGACATGGTCATTCCCGGACCCGGCGTGCCGCTTGACCTGCCTGTATTGCAGGCCGCCCGGAAACAGGGACTGCCGGTGCTTGGCGAGCTCGCCCTCGCCGCGGGCCAGTATGCGGTTCCGGTGATCGCGGTCACCGGTTCCAACGGCAAGACCACTGTCACCAGTCTAATCGGTGAGCTGTTGCGGGCTTCGGGAAAAAACCCCTTTGTTGGCGGCAACATAGGTACTCCCTTGCTCGACTATTTCGCCGATCCGCAGGGGTATGATGCGGTGGTGCTCGAACTGTCCAGTTTCCAGCTCGATCTGGCCGGCGCCTTCCGGCCCGATATCGGCCTGCTGCTCAATATCTCCCCTGATCATCTGGATCGCCATGGATCGTTGGAGGCCTACACCCTGGCCAAGCAGAATCTCTTTCGCCACCAGCAACTGGGCGACCGCGCCATCCTCGGCGCGGACGACCCTGTCGCCGCCGCAACACCACTGAATCCAGAGGTTGGCCGCTTCACCTTTGGCCGCGCCGAAGGATGCACGGCGCGCATTGCCGACGGACGGATTCTTCTCACCTTGATGGCCGGCGCCCTGTCCGGGAAAACCGAGTATGTGCTCAGCGGTACTACACTCCACTCCTCGGTCAATCAGTTGAATGCCGCTGCGGCCATCCTGGCCGTTACCCTGGCCGGTTGCGAACAGGCCGGTATCGCCGAAGGGTTGAGACGTTTTGTGCCTCCACCCCACCGCATGGCCGAGGTCGCGACCATTGACGGCGTGCGGTTCATCAATGATTCCAAGGCGACCAATATCGGGGCCCTGGAGGCTGCGCTGGCTGGTTGTGAGTCGCCTGTCGTGCTCATCGCCGGCGGTCGGGACAAGGGAAGTGATTACAGCTTGTTGCGTGAAGTGGTCGGGCGGAAGGTCAAGCATCTGGTGCTGGTGGGCGAGGCGGCTGGCCTGATGCGGGCCGCCCTGGGTTCGCTGGTTCCCACGGAAGCGGCGACCACCATGGAGGATGCGGTGCGCAGAGCTATGACGGCGGCGGCCAGCGGCGATTTGGTGTTGCTGGCACCCGGATGTGCCAGTTTCGACATGTTTTCCGGGTACGACGAGCGCGGCCGGGTGTTCGCCGAATGCGTCCACCAGATTGGCCAGGAACGGTTGGAGGCTTGA
- a CDS encoding Penicillin-binding protein dimerization domain-containing protein, producing MAKTLRSKKKRRWLIPFFVILLTAAGIVLYRYPPSLQDIGRIIQSAVGKISSLSAGQTPAEPVLRGTVYDRKFRELAVSYRLFSLIVNPVEVVDRRKAAEALAPLVGDKVENIELRLKTAQYSMVLSDDLDARQAEQIAALQLRGVTCKATEARFYPGHTAASHVLGFMGDGVGLAGVEGKYDTVLQAGGFRKSNIPDIDFQGEESLGQKETDIVLTLDIDLQRQLENRFREHLAAQGSEKGMGLLIDPSSGRILALVNQPSFNPNYFWKANESNRINRIYNHVLDKELIRPLLARAAAIEREGLDGPGILPATVAAPDYGFTPEQLDAFEQQIQLYGSVFGNWESGPAAQERTGAQPVVTGVQVGVTLASLVNGGWRITPYVVDSIYDHATMKRYSRSNEATEKIHVLDPALGVKIRRELFANWLLEQENLVVFTADHVQIQPDKDQYSRYSMQDLFVGLAPAKQPKFLLLMAVEQDHLLPVAQRKDNENGVLELMGKELLAALAKVPPPDALPEKPPEKSEENLRQFFISKRLNFRNAPGKANEPIPRMPQLRGMSLRKGLQQIDKYKMTVRVNGSGRIIAQYPLPGQPLTGVDECILTLDSK from the coding sequence ATGGCGAAAACCCTGCGATCAAAGAAAAAAAGACGATGGCTCATCCCCTTTTTTGTTATTTTGCTGACAGCGGCTGGAATTGTTCTGTATAGATACCCCCCCTCCCTCCAGGATATCGGCAGGATTATACAGTCTGCTGTCGGCAAAATTTCATCTCTCTCAGCGGGCCAAACGCCCGCTGAACCTGTTTTAAGAGGAACGGTTTACGATCGAAAATTCAGGGAACTGGCGGTGTCGTACCGTCTGTTTTCGTTGATTGTCAATCCGGTTGAGGTGGTTGATCGGCGTAAGGCCGCTGAAGCGCTGGCCCCCTTGGTCGGCGACAAGGTGGAGAATATCGAGCTTCGGCTGAAAACCGCGCAGTATTCCATGGTGCTGTCCGATGACCTCGATGCCCGCCAGGCCGAGCAGATCGCCGCCCTCCAATTGCGCGGCGTGACCTGCAAGGCCACGGAGGCCCGTTTTTATCCCGGGCATACCGCTGCCTCGCATGTGCTTGGATTCATGGGTGACGGTGTCGGTCTTGCGGGCGTGGAAGGGAAGTACGATACGGTGCTGCAGGCTGGTGGATTTCGGAAAAGCAACATACCGGACATCGATTTCCAGGGCGAGGAGAGCCTGGGGCAGAAGGAAACGGACATTGTGCTCACTCTGGACATCGACCTCCAGAGGCAACTGGAAAACCGTTTCCGGGAACATCTTGCCGCGCAAGGGTCGGAAAAGGGCATGGGATTGCTGATCGACCCGAGCAGCGGACGTATCCTCGCGCTCGTGAATCAGCCCTCGTTCAACCCCAATTATTTCTGGAAGGCCAACGAGAGCAACCGGATCAACCGGATCTACAACCATGTGCTCGATAAGGAGCTGATCAGGCCTCTTCTCGCGCGGGCAGCGGCCATCGAGCGTGAAGGGCTGGATGGGCCGGGGATACTGCCGGCCACCGTGGCTGCGCCGGATTATGGGTTCACCCCGGAACAGCTCGATGCCTTTGAGCAACAAATCCAGCTGTATGGTTCGGTGTTCGGCAACTGGGAGTCCGGACCGGCAGCGCAGGAGCGGACCGGCGCGCAACCGGTGGTTACCGGTGTTCAAGTGGGAGTGACCCTGGCGAGCCTGGTCAACGGTGGTTGGCGAATTACGCCCTATGTGGTCGATTCCATCTACGATCATGCGACGATGAAACGCTACTCCCGCAGTAACGAGGCCACGGAGAAGATCCATGTGCTCGACCCGGCGCTGGGGGTCAAGATTCGCCGGGAACTGTTTGCCAACTGGCTGTTGGAGCAGGAAAATCTGGTCGTGTTTACTGCGGATCATGTGCAAATCCAGCCGGACAAGGACCAATACAGCCGCTATTCCATGCAGGATCTGTTCGTCGGACTGGCGCCGGCCAAGCAGCCAAAGTTTCTTTTGTTGATGGCCGTCGAGCAGGATCACCTGCTGCCTGTGGCGCAGCGGAAAGACAATGAAAATGGGGTGTTGGAACTCATGGGTAAGGAGCTGCTCGCGGCTTTGGCCAAGGTGCCGCCGCCAGATGCCTTGCCGGAAAAACCTCCGGAAAAAAGCGAGGAAAATCTTCGCCAGTTTTTCATCAGCAAACGTCTTAATTTCAGAAATGCGCCAGGAAAAGCCAACGAACCGATTCCTCGCATGCCGCAATTGCGGGGCATGAGCCTGCGCAAAGGATTGCAGCAGATCGACAAATACAAGATGACGGTGAGGGTCAACGGCAGTGGACGGATCATCGCCCAGTATCCTCTTCCAGGACAACCTCTGACTGGGGTGGACGAATGTATTCTGACCCTGGACTCCAAATAG
- the murG gene encoding undecaprenyldiphospho-muramoylpentapeptide beta-N-acetylglucosaminyltransferase has protein sequence MRLIVAGGGTGGHLFPGIAVATAMRERVAATRVLFIGTSRLLDQQALAGCGFELAGLQCGGVKGLGTMQRLRSLLRMPGAVLEAMRMLRQFNPDLVFGVGGYVTGPVLLAARMLGVPIAIHEQNSVPGMANRLAGRLADKVFISLPCVPPFPPAKTVRTGNPVRREILAAASEKTPWPERSTTLLVLGGSQGAHRVNLLVMEAMEQLARQGRALHLIHQTGGADEEQVRTCYHKLGIDAEVTAFIRDMASVYARADLVVSRAGATTLAELAVMGLPALLIPYPYAADDHQATNAEYYVKGSGCRMLRESGLTGEILARSISEYLQNPEELHTMSANMKTMAMPDATNRIVDECLQLATRKGWHG, from the coding sequence ATGCGTTTGATCGTTGCCGGCGGCGGAACCGGCGGGCATCTCTTCCCCGGCATTGCCGTGGCTACCGCCATGCGGGAACGGGTTGCGGCCACTCGGGTGCTGTTCATCGGTACCTCGCGCCTGCTTGATCAGCAAGCCTTGGCTGGTTGTGGCTTTGAGCTGGCTGGGCTGCAATGCGGCGGAGTCAAGGGCCTTGGAACGATGCAACGGCTTCGCAGCCTGTTACGTATGCCTGGGGCCGTGCTGGAGGCGATGCGGATGCTGCGGCAATTCAATCCGGATCTCGTTTTTGGCGTGGGCGGCTATGTGACGGGTCCGGTGTTGCTGGCCGCGCGGATGTTGGGGGTGCCGATCGCCATTCATGAGCAGAATTCGGTTCCGGGCATGGCTAATCGGTTGGCCGGTCGGCTGGCGGACAAAGTGTTTATTTCCCTGCCTTGCGTTCCCCCTTTTCCGCCGGCGAAGACCGTGCGCACTGGAAATCCGGTGCGCAGGGAGATCCTCGCTGCCGCCTCTGAAAAAACGCCTTGGCCTGAGCGGTCAACCACCCTTCTGGTGTTGGGCGGCAGCCAGGGGGCGCACCGGGTCAACCTGTTAGTGATGGAGGCCATGGAGCAGCTGGCCAGGCAGGGGAGAGCGTTGCACCTGATTCATCAAACAGGGGGGGCCGATGAAGAACAGGTGCGCACCTGTTACCACAAACTGGGCATTGATGCCGAGGTGACGGCCTTTATCCGTGACATGGCCAGTGTCTATGCCCGAGCCGACCTGGTGGTATCCCGAGCCGGCGCCACCACCCTGGCCGAATTGGCGGTCATGGGGCTGCCGGCGCTGTTGATCCCCTATCCGTACGCCGCCGATGATCACCAGGCAACCAATGCGGAATATTATGTAAAAGGCAGTGGTTGCAGGATGTTGCGTGAATCAGGATTGACCGGTGAAATTCTTGCCCGATCGATCAGCGAATACTTGCAGAACCCGGAAGAGTTACATACAATGTCGGCCAACATGAAGACCATGGCAATGCCGGATGCGACCAACCGGATCGTGGATGAATGTTTGCAGCTTGCTACCCGAAAGGGGTGGCATGGATGA
- the mraY gene encoding phospho-N-acetylmuramoyl-pentapeptide-transferase, with amino-acid sequence MFYNFLYPFHTELSWLNVFRYITFRSIGCAVTAFLLVVIIGPRFIAWLQKKQIGQVIRDDGPETHFSKKGVPTMGGVLILFAVTASSLLWTDLRSGLVWLLIGISLFFGLIGSMDDIKKIRKGNSRGLSPREKLALQVLGAAVVGIFLLLTPGYDGILSIPFIKSYQPDLGWWYLPFAVLVIVGASNAVNLTDGLDGLAAGPIVITASTYLIFSYVAGNAVVASYLQIPYVPGAGEVTIFCGAMVGACLGFLWFNCYPAEIFMGDVGSLSLGGTLGVVSIITKQEFLLVIVGGIFVMEAISVILQVGYFKMTGGRRIFLMAPFHHHFEKKGWLEPKVVVRFWIVSIILGLIALATLKLR; translated from the coding sequence ATGTTCTATAATTTCCTCTACCCCTTTCACACCGAGCTGAGCTGGCTCAACGTTTTCCGTTACATCACCTTTCGCTCCATCGGCTGCGCGGTGACCGCCTTTCTGCTGGTGGTGATCATCGGTCCGCGATTCATCGCCTGGCTACAGAAAAAACAGATCGGCCAAGTCATCCGCGACGATGGTCCGGAGACGCATTTCTCCAAGAAAGGGGTACCAACCATGGGCGGGGTGCTGATCCTTTTTGCCGTGACCGCCTCCTCCTTGCTGTGGACCGACCTGCGGAGTGGCCTAGTCTGGTTGCTGATCGGTATCAGCTTGTTTTTCGGGTTGATTGGCTCGATGGATGACATCAAGAAGATCCGCAAGGGAAATTCGCGCGGGTTGAGTCCCAGGGAGAAATTGGCCCTGCAGGTGCTCGGGGCCGCGGTGGTGGGGATATTTCTCCTGCTGACGCCCGGCTACGACGGCATTCTCAGCATCCCGTTCATTAAGTCCTATCAACCGGATCTGGGCTGGTGGTACCTGCCCTTTGCGGTGCTGGTGATTGTCGGTGCTTCCAACGCGGTCAATCTCACCGATGGATTGGACGGTTTGGCCGCCGGTCCCATCGTCATCACCGCCTCGACCTATTTGATTTTTTCCTATGTGGCCGGCAACGCGGTCGTGGCCAGCTATCTGCAAATTCCCTATGTTCCCGGAGCCGGCGAAGTGACCATTTTCTGCGGGGCCATGGTTGGCGCTTGCCTCGGATTTCTGTGGTTCAACTGCTACCCGGCGGAGATTTTCATGGGCGATGTCGGCTCCCTGTCCCTGGGGGGCACCTTGGGGGTTGTGTCGATCATCACCAAGCAGGAATTCCTGTTGGTGATTGTCGGGGGTATTTTTGTCATGGAGGCGATTTCGGTCATCCTCCAAGTGGGCTATTTCAAGATGACCGGCGGTCGGCGAATTTTTCTCATGGCGCCCTTTCATCACCATTTCGAAAAAAAGGGCTGGCTGGAACCCAAGGTGGTGGTCCGTTTTTGGATCGTATCCATCATTCTTGGCCTTATTGCGCTGGCAACCTTAAAGCTGAGATAA